The following proteins are encoded in a genomic region of Prosthecobacter sp.:
- the trpE gene encoding anthranilate synthase component I → MPQLHLQPDFATFQTLAQKGNLVPVMAELAADYETPLSAFQKIHDGRCGFLLESAELTQHSGRYSLLGSSPRIIFTARGREIEIEERGKKRSFTTTGDPLTELQTLMQPFRPLEAQPLPVFHGGAVGYLAYDMVRFFEPTLPAPKKDELGLPDMVFMITDTVLVFDHRTRRLSIVANVHTDEHATLEASYEWAREQISDVIAKLEKPLAAKPLQTFAPAGHNPLPAPVSNTTREEYESMVLKMKDYIGAGDIFQGVPSQRFETDYNGSTLDLFRALRHVNPSPYMFCLDFPQGFALVGSSPEVHVKCMNGRIDIRPIAGTRWRGKTTEEDDALAQELLNDPKERAEHIMLVDLARNDVGRVADYGTVRVSDLMIIERYSHVMHIVSNVDGHLRADKTAYDVMRATFPAGTVSGSPKVRAMEIINECEKSKRCAYAGAVGYFGFDGNLDSCIALRTCVVKDGKAYVQAGAGIVADSIPASEYQETVNKATGMLRAIQWARQLGAS, encoded by the coding sequence ATGCCCCAGCTTCATCTTCAGCCCGACTTCGCCACCTTCCAGACTCTCGCGCAGAAGGGTAATCTCGTGCCAGTGATGGCCGAACTCGCCGCCGACTACGAAACGCCGCTCTCGGCCTTCCAAAAGATCCACGATGGCCGCTGCGGTTTCCTTCTCGAGTCCGCCGAACTGACGCAGCACTCGGGACGCTACTCGCTGCTGGGCAGCTCACCGCGCATCATCTTCACCGCACGCGGGCGCGAGATCGAAATCGAGGAGCGCGGCAAGAAGCGCAGTTTCACCACCACGGGCGATCCATTGACGGAGTTGCAGACCTTGATGCAGCCGTTCCGCCCGCTCGAAGCGCAACCGCTGCCCGTTTTCCACGGCGGTGCGGTCGGCTATCTGGCCTATGACATGGTGCGCTTCTTTGAACCGACGCTGCCCGCGCCGAAAAAGGACGAGCTGGGCCTGCCGGACATGGTGTTCATGATCACCGACACCGTGCTGGTGTTCGATCACCGCACGCGCCGCCTGTCCATCGTCGCGAATGTGCATACCGACGAGCATGCGACCTTGGAAGCGTCCTACGAATGGGCGCGTGAGCAGATCTCAGACGTGATTGCGAAACTGGAGAAGCCGCTGGCCGCCAAGCCGCTGCAAACCTTCGCCCCTGCCGGCCATAACCCCCTGCCCGCTCCGGTGAGCAACACCACACGCGAGGAATACGAGTCGATGGTGCTCAAGATGAAGGACTACATCGGAGCCGGGGATATTTTCCAAGGCGTGCCATCCCAGCGTTTCGAGACGGACTATAACGGCAGCACATTGGACCTGTTCCGGGCACTCCGGCATGTGAACCCCAGTCCCTACATGTTCTGCCTCGACTTCCCCCAAGGCTTCGCGCTCGTCGGCAGTTCGCCGGAGGTGCATGTGAAGTGCATGAACGGCCGCATCGACATCCGCCCTATCGCTGGCACACGCTGGAGAGGCAAAACCACCGAGGAGGATGATGCACTGGCCCAGGAACTGCTAAATGATCCCAAAGAACGCGCCGAGCATATCATGCTCGTCGATCTCGCCCGCAACGATGTCGGACGTGTCGCCGATTACGGAACCGTGCGTGTCAGCGACCTGATGATCATCGAGCGCTACTCCCACGTCATGCACATCGTCTCGAATGTGGACGGGCATCTGCGCGCCGATAAAACGGCCTATGACGTGATGCGCGCCACCTTCCCCGCTGGAACGGTCAGCGGATCACCCAAAGTGCGTGCGATGGAAATCATCAACGAATGCGAGAAAAGCAAACGTTGCGCCTATGCCGGTGCGGTGGGCTACTTCGGCTTCGACGGCAACCTCGACTCCTGCATCGCGCTACGCACATGCGTGGTGAAGGATGGCAAAGCCTATGTGCAGGCCGGTGCTGGCATCGTGGCCGATTCGATCCCCGCATCTGAGTACCAAGAGACAGTCAACAAAGCAACCGGCATGCTGCGTGCGATCCAATGGGCACGTCAACTCGGCGCGTCGTGA